The following are encoded in a window of Castanea sativa cultivar Marrone di Chiusa Pesio chromosome 9, ASM4071231v1 genomic DNA:
- the LOC142610266 gene encoding protein LURP-one-related 5-like, producing the protein MSRIHPAYQNRSHDDKLTLKERSEEDTDQLQLQLVRPSVLTVWKRSSMTFQGTDGFTVFDQHGRLAFRVDNYSRKNSCNIIKGGRLVLMDGAGNALLTLKPQVLSMQYQWNAYSGEDKTGKRVTSTTSKVFSMRSGSTLFHSSKDEAIVMMMGSSSGPSTNNSNIDHHQTPDFRIEGCFRRRNCKIIKSSSGEMVARIARKRVNNRRILLGDDVFSLAVQPGFDPQLIMAFVIILDRICGKPFAPVLCS; encoded by the exons ATGTCAAGAATTCATCCTGCTTATCAGAATAGAAGCCATGATGATAAGTTAACTCTGAAGGAAAGGAGCGAAGAAGATACTGATCAGCTTCAGCTACAACTAGTACGCCCTTCTGTGCTCACCGTGTGGAAGCGATCTAGCATGACTTTCCAGGGGACCGACGGATTCACCGTTTTTGACCAACATGGAAGACTGGCTTTTCGAGTTGACAACTATTCCAGGAAAAACTCTTGCAATATTATTAAAGGAGGAAGACTCGTCCTCATGGACGGAGCTGGGAATGCTTTGCTAACTCTCAAACCCCAG GTATTAAGCATGCAATACCAGTGGAATGCATATAGTGGAGAAGATAAAACGGGAAAAAGGGTGACTAGTACTACTTCAAAGGTATTCTCGATGAGAAGTGGATCAACGCTTTTCCACAGTAGCAAAGACGAGGCAATAGTGATGATGATGGGATCATCATCAGGACCTAGTActaataatagtaatattgaTCATCATCAGACTCCAGATTTCAGGATAGAGGGATGTTTTAGGAGGCGAAATTGCAAAATAATAAAGAGTAGCAGTGGAGAAATGGTGGCAAGGATTGCTAGGAAGAGAGTGAACAACAGGAGGATATTACTTGGAGATGACGTTTTCAGCCTAGCAGTACAACCTGGCTTCGACCCTCAGCTTATTATGGCCTTTGTAATTATCTTGGACCGAATTTGCGGTAAGCCATTTGCCCCGGTCTTGTGTTcctaa
- the LOC142610267 gene encoding ethanolamine-phosphate cytidylyltransferase: protein MGDSDEEKTRNTARFLATILIGGVVVGVSLLGLSSKLPFSFPFPSSLSSSDDKKKKKKGCVRVYMDGCFDMMHYGHCNALRQARALGDQLVVGVVSDPEIIANKGPPVTPLNERMIMVNAVKWVDEVIPDAPYAITEDFMKKLFDEYNIDFIIHGDDPCVLPDGTDAYALAKKAGRYKQIKRTEGVSSTDIVGRMLLCVRERPISDSNNHSSLQRQFSHGHSQKFEDGGSGSGTRVSHFLPTSRRIVQFSNGKGPRPDARIIYIDGAFDLFHAGHVEILRVARELGDFLLVGIHNDQTVSATRGAHRPIMNLHERSLSVLACRYVDEVIIGAPWEVSKDMITTFNISLVVHGTVAENNDFQKETSNPYDVPISMGIFKILESPLDVTTTTIIRRIVSNHEAYQKRNEKKAASEKRYYEDKTYVSGD from the exons ATGGGGGATTCGGATGAGGAAAAGACACGGAATACGGCGAGGTTTCTGGCTACGATCTTAATCGGAGGTGTGGTTGTAGGGGTGTCGCTATTGGGTCTATCATCGaagcttcctttttcttttccttttccttcaaGTCTGAGTAGCTCGGAtgataagaaaaagaagaagaaagggtgCGTTAGGGTGTACATGGATGGTTGTTTCGACATGATGCACTATGGCCACTGCAATGCCCTCCGTCAGGCTCGTGCCCTTGGGGATCAATTGGTCGTTGGTGTTGTCAGTGACCCCGAAATCATTGCCAACAAAGGCCCTCCTGTTACCCCTCTCAATGAAAG gaTGATTATGGTTAACGCTGTGAAGTGGGTTGACGAGGTTATCCCCGATGCCCCTTATGCCATCACTGAAGATTTCATGAAGAAGCTGTTTGACGAGTACAACATTGATTTTATCATTCATGGAGACGACCCTTGTGTCCTTCCTGATGGTACTGATGCTTATGCTCTTGCCAAGAAGGCTGGTCGCTACAAGCAAATTAAGCGCACTGAAGGAGTCTCCAGCACCGACATTGTTG GTCGTATGCTTCTCTGTGTACGAGAGAGACCCATTAGTGACAGTAACAATCATTCTTCCTTGCAAAGACAGTTTAGCCATGGTCACAGCCAGAAATTTGAAGATGGTGGATCTGGAAGTGGAACACGCGTGTCTCATTTTCTGCCAACATCTCGCAGAATTGTTCAATTCTCAAATGGGAAG GGGCCAAGGCCGGATGCTCGCATAATTTATATAGATGGTGCATTTGATCTTTTTCATGCTGGACATGTTGAG ATCTTGAGGGTTGCTAGGGAGCTTGGAGATTTTCTTCTTGTCGGGATACACAATGATCAGACAGTCAG TGCTACTAGGGGAGCACATCGCCCTATAATGAATCTTCATGAAAGAAGTTTAAGTGTTCTTGCCTGCCGCTATGTAGATGAGGTGATAATTGGTGCTCCATGGGAGGTGTCAAAGGACATG ATCACTACCTTCAACATCTCGCTAGTTGTCCATGGAACAGTAGCAGAGAATAATGATTTTCAGAag GAAACATCCAACCCTTATGATGTTCCGATCAGTATGGGtatctttaaaattttggaaagtCCCCTGGATGTCACAACTACCACGATAATTAGGAGGATAGTATCAAACCATGAAGCATACCAG AAGCGTAATGAGAAGAAGGCAGCAAGTGAGAAAAGGTATTATGAGGACAAGACTTATGTGTCTGGTGACTGA